A portion of the Acidobacteriaceae bacterium genome contains these proteins:
- a CDS encoding putative sulfate exporter family transporter, giving the protein MLSLLPGTLLLFGIGFLGKLLESLGTILPKRFGIPFPHIEYVLWAIIVGLLFSNIFTIPKIFRPGFATYELWLKLGIVLIGARFVLSDLLHIGGLAIGLVFVELALSLTVMTLLGRIFGLNPKLTSLLAMGSSICGVTAIMAAQGAIEPDEEDTSTAIAAILALGALALFTFPAIGHMLHMGQQSYGIWSGLAVDNTAEATVTGALYGEEAGKYAILAKTARSAFIGFVVLGYAVYWASKGQAQRVDRKALFLWQKFPKFILGFMALSVLATVGFFSKGQLNSLGNLSKWFFLPAFAGVGLRTNLRDLVDQGWRPIVVGVLGEIFIALLTLGLVILSFHGAAR; this is encoded by the coding sequence CTGCTTTCTCTTCTGCCAGGCACCCTGCTGTTGTTTGGAATCGGATTTCTCGGCAAGCTGCTTGAGTCTCTCGGGACAATTCTTCCCAAACGTTTCGGCATCCCCTTCCCTCACATCGAGTACGTTCTCTGGGCCATCATCGTCGGCCTCCTCTTCTCGAACATCTTCACCATCCCCAAGATCTTCCGTCCCGGCTTTGCCACCTACGAGCTCTGGCTGAAGCTCGGCATCGTGCTTATCGGCGCTCGCTTCGTACTCAGCGACCTGCTGCACATCGGCGGCCTCGCCATCGGCCTCGTCTTCGTAGAGCTTGCCCTTTCGCTCACAGTGATGACGCTGCTGGGCCGTATCTTCGGCCTCAACCCCAAGCTCACCTCGCTGCTCGCCATGGGCTCGTCCATCTGCGGCGTCACCGCCATCATGGCCGCACAGGGCGCCATCGAACCGGACGAAGAAGACACCTCCACCGCCATCGCTGCGATCCTCGCACTCGGCGCACTCGCACTCTTCACCTTCCCGGCCATCGGCCACATGCTCCACATGGGCCAGCAGAGCTACGGCATCTGGTCCGGCCTCGCAGTAGACAACACCGCCGAAGCCACCGTCACCGGTGCGCTCTACGGCGAAGAGGCCGGCAAGTACGCCATCCTCGCCAAGACCGCGCGCTCGGCCTTCATCGGCTTCGTCGTCCTCGGCTACGCCGTCTACTGGGCCTCCAAGGGACAAGCCCAGCGCGTAGACCGCAAGGCGCTCTTTCTCTGGCAGAAGTTTCCCAAGTTCATCCTCGGCTTCATGGCGCTCAGCGTCCTGGCCACCGTTGGCTTCTTCAGCAAAGGTCAGCTCAACTCGCTCGGCAACTTGTCGAAGTGGTTCTTCCTTCCCGCCTTCGCGGGTGTAGGCCTGCGCACCAACCTGCGCGACCTCGTCGATCAGGGCTGGCGTCCCATCGTCGTCGGCGTACTGGGCGAAATCTTCATCGCTCTGCTCACGCTCGGCCTCGTCATTCTTTCGTTTCACGGAGCAGCCCGATGA
- a CDS encoding DNRLRE domain-containing protein, whose translation MCTVEQGSLQRDGWILADGAGLRLKKTLRFCAAGMLLAVMPVWATAQQATLLADAHVSSARPAVNSGSLSNLNVGGGYTALVQFDLSTLPSGTTAQQVSRATLRLYCNRADTPGLVSLAMVGGGWIESGVTYASMPASGAVLGSATVAEGSFVTFDVTAAVQAWLSGGASNNGFALSAANAVVQFDSKENDQTAHAPALEIALASATAAGAVGATGATGVTGAQGLQGPQGATGPQGVQGVQGPAGAVGATGSAGAKGATGATGVQGATGSTGAAGVTGPQGPAGLAGANGSVGATGATGVMGLQGPAGLTGAVGATGSVGPTGAAGFVYQGAYASTTNYALGDVVLWAGSSYVSLIAGNHGNTPSLSPTMWAVMASVGPMGATGLQGPTGLTGSTGALGPVGPAGEKGDQGLQGVAGQAGAQGIAGVAGPTGPQGVVGATGAAGPVGMSFAGVYDSTKNYAVGSGVLWQGAGWVSLTDNNHGNTPDSSPQMWALFAAAGQNGVAGVAGPTGATGSAGLSGAPGAAGATGATGSTGATGAAGLVYRGSYASGTNYALGDVVLWSGSSYASLVENNHGNTPDASPSMWGVLAAIGGVGPQGVAGGTGSTGLQGVQGVAGPQGVQGVQGPTGPQGPAGAQGLQGAAGAQGSQGATGTQGVAGQAGAQGVQGVAGPTGATGATGVAGAAGSVGMSFRGAYESAGNYALGDGVLWQGAGYVSLVAGNHGNAPDASPTFWSMFSSPGATGAAGAAGPTGAQGLVGPQGLQGATGTQGVQGMIGPTGLSGVQGATGPAGPTGAAGMNFRSGWNALTYYSTNDAVTWSGSTWLALTANSNQQPDASPQSWTVLAQAGGAGPTGAAGAAATVTVHTTTTLPAGSVATVTNSGTAQAVVLEFGIPQGAAGSSAVGGGSTSSGSFAAVYHAVNYATLYYSVNMTNAALTETSGAVLTWVPLGCTATKLYVSSLQTGAITVTLRSGGSATSMADTALSCTPSTSGSCPASGSVTIPAGNFIDLRIDGASSTVAGVWTALACQ comes from the coding sequence ATGTGCACAGTTGAGCAGGGATCGTTGCAGCGAGATGGATGGATATTGGCGGATGGCGCAGGGTTGCGCCTGAAGAAGACGCTGCGTTTCTGCGCGGCTGGGATGCTGCTGGCGGTGATGCCAGTCTGGGCGACGGCGCAGCAGGCGACGTTGCTGGCGGATGCGCATGTCTCGAGCGCGCGGCCTGCGGTGAACTCTGGTTCGTTATCCAATCTGAACGTTGGTGGCGGGTATACGGCGCTGGTGCAGTTTGACCTGAGCACGCTGCCGAGCGGGACGACGGCCCAGCAGGTCAGCCGGGCGACGCTGAGGCTCTACTGCAATCGTGCGGATACGCCGGGACTGGTCTCGCTAGCGATGGTTGGCGGCGGATGGATCGAATCCGGCGTTACGTATGCGTCGATGCCTGCGTCTGGCGCTGTGCTGGGTTCGGCGACTGTGGCAGAGGGCAGCTTTGTGACCTTCGATGTGACGGCTGCGGTGCAGGCCTGGCTTTCGGGCGGCGCGTCGAACAATGGTTTTGCGCTTTCGGCAGCGAATGCCGTGGTGCAGTTCGATTCGAAGGAGAACGACCAGACGGCCCATGCTCCGGCGCTGGAGATTGCTTTGGCGAGTGCGACCGCAGCGGGTGCTGTGGGCGCAACAGGTGCGACCGGAGTAACCGGAGCGCAGGGGTTGCAGGGGCCTCAGGGCGCGACCGGACCTCAGGGCGTTCAAGGCGTTCAGGGTCCTGCTGGAGCGGTTGGCGCTACTGGTTCAGCGGGGGCGAAAGGAGCTACCGGGGCTACGGGTGTTCAAGGGGCTACGGGGAGTACTGGCGCCGCTGGCGTTACGGGGCCTCAAGGGCCTGCGGGATTGGCTGGAGCGAATGGCTCTGTCGGAGCCACCGGTGCTACTGGTGTCATGGGTTTGCAAGGGCCAGCAGGATTGACGGGAGCTGTCGGTGCCACAGGCTCTGTCGGCCCGACTGGCGCGGCAGGGTTTGTGTATCAGGGAGCGTATGCTTCCACGACGAATTACGCTCTGGGCGATGTGGTGCTGTGGGCTGGGTCCAGCTATGTTTCTTTGATTGCAGGGAACCACGGCAATACCCCGAGCCTGAGTCCGACGATGTGGGCGGTGATGGCCAGCGTTGGGCCGATGGGTGCGACCGGTTTGCAGGGCCCGACAGGTCTGACGGGCTCCACGGGTGCGTTGGGGCCGGTTGGGCCAGCGGGTGAGAAGGGCGATCAGGGCTTGCAGGGAGTCGCAGGGCAGGCAGGCGCGCAGGGGATTGCCGGAGTGGCTGGACCAACGGGGCCGCAGGGAGTGGTGGGCGCTACAGGGGCGGCTGGGCCGGTGGGAATGAGCTTTGCAGGCGTGTATGACTCGACGAAGAACTATGCCGTGGGAAGTGGTGTGCTGTGGCAGGGGGCTGGGTGGGTTTCTCTGACGGACAACAACCACGGCAATACGCCTGACAGCTCGCCGCAGATGTGGGCGCTCTTTGCAGCGGCGGGGCAGAACGGTGTGGCCGGAGTGGCTGGCCCAACCGGGGCTACGGGGTCCGCAGGGCTGAGCGGAGCGCCGGGTGCGGCAGGAGCGACTGGTGCCACTGGTTCGACCGGAGCCACGGGAGCTGCCGGTCTGGTGTATCGCGGAAGCTATGCCTCCGGGACGAACTATGCGCTGGGTGATGTGGTGTTGTGGAGCGGCAGCAGCTATGCGTCGCTGGTGGAGAACAACCACGGCAACACGCCGGATGCTTCGCCCTCGATGTGGGGAGTGCTGGCGGCGATCGGTGGCGTTGGGCCGCAGGGCGTAGCCGGAGGCACAGGCTCGACAGGCTTGCAGGGAGTACAAGGTGTTGCCGGGCCGCAGGGCGTTCAAGGCGTACAGGGGCCAACCGGACCACAGGGCCCGGCAGGAGCTCAGGGGTTGCAGGGTGCTGCGGGAGCGCAGGGGAGCCAGGGAGCGACGGGGACTCAAGGAGTGGCTGGACAGGCGGGTGCTCAGGGAGTGCAGGGGGTTGCCGGGCCGACTGGAGCTACGGGTGCCACTGGTGTTGCGGGTGCGGCTGGCAGCGTTGGCATGTCGTTTCGCGGAGCCTATGAGTCGGCGGGCAACTATGCGTTGGGCGATGGCGTGCTGTGGCAGGGGGCAGGGTATGTTTCGCTTGTGGCAGGCAATCATGGGAACGCACCGGATGCTTCGCCTACGTTCTGGTCGATGTTCTCGTCTCCCGGCGCGACTGGAGCCGCTGGGGCTGCCGGGCCGACAGGTGCTCAGGGACTGGTTGGGCCGCAGGGCTTGCAGGGGGCGACTGGTACGCAGGGCGTTCAGGGGATGATTGGGCCTACAGGGTTGAGCGGCGTGCAGGGAGCTACGGGGCCAGCAGGGCCTACGGGGGCGGCGGGGATGAACTTTCGCTCGGGCTGGAATGCGCTGACGTACTACTCGACGAACGATGCGGTGACGTGGAGCGGTTCGACGTGGCTGGCGCTTACGGCGAACAGCAATCAGCAGCCGGACGCTTCGCCGCAGAGCTGGACGGTACTGGCCCAGGCTGGCGGCGCGGGGCCAACTGGGGCAGCGGGAGCGGCTGCTACGGTGACCGTACACACGACGACGACCTTGCCTGCTGGCTCGGTCGCTACGGTGACGAACTCGGGCACGGCGCAGGCGGTGGTGCTGGAGTTTGGCATCCCACAAGGGGCCGCGGGGAGCAGCGCTGTCGGTGGTGGGTCGACGTCGAGCGGGAGTTTTGCCGCGGTGTATCACGCGGTGAACTACGCGACGCTGTACTACTCGGTGAACATGACCAACGCAGCGCTGACGGAGACGTCTGGAGCGGTGCTGACGTGGGTGCCGCTAGGCTGCACGGCGACGAAGCTGTATGTGAGCTCGCTGCAGACGGGAGCGATTACGGTGACGCTGCGCAGCGGCGGCTCCGCGACGAGTATGGCGGACACGGCGCTCTCCTGCACCCCTTCGACGAGCGGCAGTTGCCCGGCGTCGGGGTCGGTGACGATCCCTGCGGGGAACTTCATTGACCTTCGGATCGACGGAGCCTCGTCCACCGTGGCGGGTGTGTGGACGGCACTGGCGTGTCAGTGA
- a CDS encoding carboxypeptidase-like regulatory domain-containing protein produces the protein MPSFTRLRVATSALLFTVATASTFAQVVGGTISGVVTDPTGAVIPNAQVTVHNDDTGSQRILAASANGAFTAPSLTVGHYTISVVAPGFADFHRKDNITVGQTLEVNLKLAIAGSETVNVNGDLTAAVNLSTEQTSGLVDARQVKGLPLNGRSYDQLLTLNPGVVNYTNQRSGSTGTSNSSVGSMFSISGRRPQDNLFLLNGIEYTGASLINTTPGGTSGQLLGIDGIHEFNVVTDTYSAAYGKRDGAQISIVTQNGTNQVHGSAYLFERNSFLDARNYFDNARIPEFQRHVYGGSLGGPIKKDKLFLFGNYEGYRQNLGVSLQTLVPDNNARNGLIPNSTTGALTPVTVAPNSAKLLNLWPVANGAEVTQNGVATGIAKWTGSAPQRIREDFGTTRFDWNIGPKDTFYSAYTVDDSYANTPSGNPYTYVQETLREQVLSAQEQHVFSPNFLNIARFGYSRSSFYFYGYVPAEQQALAPSVRTGVPTYAIVISGSTASNGASAITGAGANVGSNNSIARNLFTFDDHVYYTIGKHTIQGGIWLQRLQSNDNLAQNQYGQASFASLSTFLTGTIKTFTYAPTITPLGWRALYLNSFLEDTWHITPNFEIRAGIRTETSSGWTEAQNRATAYTFTNNVISTNPISGLSNALLDNKALLLPEPRAGFAWNVFGTGVTSVTGGVGFHHTLLDALDYRLDQAAPYNTTYSYSASTVANPVAGTGQVSPSTVDSGMATPALLSYTLKVEQQLAPATSLSLAYSGSHSYHQIMNGDLNEPAYTIVNGRVFYPASGTSTSPAAPIKANPNVANTTSWWAGASGNYNAFIADLHQNLRHGLQYRVNYTWSKNLDDGSAWNTSVSSNTPAFVSVPQLPHLDYGRAATDLRHIFSANATYELPFGEGKTFLSHTNGAVSRTVSGWSLASIVSALSGFPFSPQLGYNPTGSGDSRNPVRPDVNAAFNGQLYTKGTTSQRVAQYFNPSAFSAPAAGYVGNVGRDTLSGPKYANWDLSLLKATQIAGGVHAQFRAEFFNVLNHTNLQLPNTVVYTAGPTQGTLANQTAVATLGSPGVISGTANTSRQIQLGLKILF, from the coding sequence ATGCCTTCCTTTACACGCCTTCGTGTGGCTACTTCCGCACTGCTCTTTACCGTGGCCACGGCATCAACCTTTGCTCAAGTTGTTGGCGGCACCATCTCCGGCGTCGTCACCGACCCCACCGGAGCCGTCATCCCTAACGCCCAGGTAACCGTCCACAACGACGACACCGGCTCGCAGCGCATACTCGCAGCCTCTGCCAACGGAGCCTTTACGGCCCCCTCGCTCACCGTGGGCCACTACACCATCAGCGTCGTCGCACCGGGCTTCGCGGACTTCCACCGCAAGGACAACATCACCGTCGGCCAAACGCTCGAGGTCAACCTCAAGCTCGCCATCGCCGGCTCTGAAACCGTGAACGTCAATGGCGACCTCACCGCCGCAGTCAACCTCTCCACCGAGCAGACCTCCGGTCTCGTCGACGCTCGCCAGGTAAAGGGCCTCCCCCTCAACGGTCGCTCCTACGATCAGCTCCTCACGCTCAACCCCGGCGTCGTGAACTACACCAACCAGCGCTCCGGCTCTACCGGTACTTCGAACTCCTCGGTCGGCAGCATGTTCTCCATCTCCGGCCGTCGCCCGCAGGACAATCTCTTCCTGCTCAACGGCATCGAGTACACCGGAGCCTCGCTCATCAACACCACTCCCGGCGGCACCAGCGGCCAGCTCCTCGGCATCGACGGCATCCACGAGTTCAACGTCGTCACCGACACTTACTCCGCCGCCTACGGCAAGCGCGACGGCGCGCAGATCTCCATCGTCACGCAGAACGGCACCAACCAGGTCCACGGCTCGGCCTACCTCTTCGAACGCAACAGCTTCCTCGACGCGCGCAATTACTTCGACAACGCTCGCATCCCCGAGTTCCAACGCCACGTCTACGGCGGCTCGCTCGGCGGCCCCATCAAGAAGGACAAGCTCTTCCTCTTCGGCAACTACGAAGGCTATCGTCAGAACCTCGGTGTCTCGCTACAAACTCTCGTTCCCGATAACAACGCCCGCAACGGCCTCATCCCGAACTCGACGACCGGCGCACTAACGCCCGTCACCGTCGCCCCGAACTCTGCGAAGCTGCTCAACCTCTGGCCCGTCGCCAACGGAGCAGAGGTCACACAGAACGGCGTCGCCACCGGCATCGCCAAGTGGACCGGCTCCGCCCCGCAGCGCATCCGCGAAGACTTCGGCACCACGCGCTTTGACTGGAACATCGGCCCGAAGGACACCTTCTACTCGGCCTACACCGTCGACGACTCCTATGCCAACACCCCCAGCGGCAACCCCTACACCTACGTGCAGGAAACACTCCGCGAGCAGGTTCTGAGCGCGCAGGAACAGCACGTCTTCTCTCCCAACTTCCTCAACATCGCCCGCTTTGGCTACTCGCGCTCGAGCTTCTACTTCTATGGCTACGTCCCCGCCGAGCAACAGGCGCTCGCTCCCAGCGTCCGCACCGGCGTGCCAACCTACGCCATCGTCATCTCCGGCTCCACCGCTTCGAACGGAGCTTCCGCCATCACCGGCGCAGGCGCCAACGTCGGCTCAAACAACTCGATCGCTCGCAACCTCTTCACCTTCGACGATCACGTCTACTACACCATCGGCAAGCACACCATCCAGGGAGGCATCTGGCTCCAGCGCCTGCAGTCGAACGACAACCTCGCGCAGAACCAGTACGGCCAGGCCTCCTTCGCCAGCCTGAGCACCTTCCTCACCGGCACCATCAAGACCTTCACCTACGCCCCCACCATCACGCCGCTCGGCTGGCGCGCTCTCTACCTCAACAGCTTCCTCGAAGACACCTGGCACATCACGCCTAACTTCGAAATCCGCGCTGGCATCCGTACGGAAACCTCCAGCGGCTGGACCGAGGCACAGAATCGCGCCACAGCCTACACCTTCACCAACAACGTCATCAGCACCAACCCCATCTCTGGTCTTAGCAATGCTCTGCTCGACAACAAGGCGCTCCTGCTGCCAGAGCCTCGCGCAGGCTTTGCCTGGAACGTCTTCGGCACCGGCGTCACCAGCGTTACCGGCGGCGTAGGCTTCCACCACACGCTGCTGGACGCACTCGACTACCGCCTCGATCAGGCAGCACCCTACAACACTACCTACTCCTACTCCGCCTCCACGGTTGCCAATCCCGTCGCCGGTACAGGACAGGTCTCGCCCTCCACCGTCGACAGCGGCATGGCCACGCCCGCGCTGCTCAGCTACACGCTCAAGGTCGAGCAGCAGCTCGCTCCTGCAACCTCTCTCTCGCTCGCCTACAGCGGTTCGCACAGCTATCACCAGATCATGAACGGCGACCTCAACGAACCCGCGTACACCATCGTCAACGGCCGCGTCTTCTACCCCGCATCCGGTACCTCCACCAGCCCCGCTGCGCCCATCAAGGCCAACCCAAACGTCGCCAACACCACTTCGTGGTGGGCAGGAGCCTCAGGCAACTACAACGCCTTCATCGCCGACCTCCACCAGAACCTTCGCCACGGTCTGCAGTACCGCGTGAACTACACCTGGTCGAAGAACCTCGACGACGGTTCGGCGTGGAACACCTCGGTCTCCTCCAACACACCCGCGTTCGTCTCCGTGCCCCAGCTTCCGCATCTTGACTACGGTCGCGCGGCCACGGACCTCCGCCACATCTTCTCCGCAAACGCTACCTACGAACTCCCCTTCGGAGAGGGCAAAACCTTCCTCTCGCACACCAACGGTGCCGTCAGCCGCACCGTCTCGGGATGGTCACTGGCCAGCATCGTCAGCGCACTCAGCGGCTTCCCCTTCTCGCCACAGCTTGGCTACAACCCCACCGGCTCCGGTGATTCGCGCAACCCTGTTCGCCCCGACGTCAACGCGGCCTTCAACGGCCAGCTCTACACCAAGGGCACAACCTCGCAGCGCGTCGCACAGTACTTCAACCCCTCAGCGTTCTCTGCTCCCGCGGCAGGCTACGTCGGCAACGTGGGCCGCGACACCCTGTCGGGACCGAAGTACGCCAACTGGGATCTCTCCTTGTTGAAGGCCACGCAGATCGCAGGCGGCGTTCACGCCCAGTTCCGCGCGGAGTTCTTTAACGTCCTCAACCACACCAACCTGCAGCTTCCCAACACCGTCGTCTACACCGCCGGTCCCACGCAGGGAACACTCGCCAACCAGACAGCGGTGGCAACTCTCGGCTCCCCCGGCGTCATCTCCGGCACGGCCAACACCAGCCGCCAGATTCAACTCGGCCTGAAGATCCTTTTCTAA
- a CDS encoding GDSL-type esterase/lipase family protein: MKFLQWTAGLAVLAAGVSALTAVAQKPVRIVLAGDSTVTRDAGWSEGFCANVIAAVDCLDLAKGGVSSKTYRADGYWARALAAHPDYLLLQLGHNDVTDPKKPMPRNTTLDEYIANMRAFVTEARAAGIEPVLVTSIAREYFQPDGKIHDDLDAHVAAVKTIAAEMHVPLIDLHADSEALLEKTGPKAQAMWGRTKVQDGKTMPDKTHWNVAGSYVMGRIVATDMAKAVPALAAYVKPKAVSVPAGSPVTLEQVKGTSIVLVGDSTTAPGGGWGPGFCARFVVQVKCTDLALNGRSSKSFIDEGAWAKAVAAKGSYYLIQFGHNDEKPKPDRHTDPQTTFAENMRRMVREVKAQGGVPVLLSPLARRTFKDGKPSNADLRLYGDASKAVAAEEGVPYLDLLTASEALLAKGTQEDADTFNAVGHPDEKAENAGKAKPKLDRTHLNPYGQAVFGKIVEEEFLKLEPQLKPDLAQLP, from the coding sequence ATGAAGTTTTTGCAGTGGACGGCTGGATTGGCGGTGTTGGCGGCGGGCGTTTCGGCTTTAACGGCTGTGGCGCAGAAGCCGGTACGGATTGTGCTGGCGGGGGATTCGACCGTGACGCGCGATGCAGGCTGGTCGGAGGGTTTTTGCGCGAACGTGATTGCAGCCGTTGATTGCCTGGACCTGGCAAAGGGCGGGGTGAGTTCGAAGACGTATCGTGCGGATGGGTACTGGGCCCGGGCGCTGGCGGCGCATCCCGACTATCTGCTGCTGCAGCTTGGGCACAACGATGTGACGGACCCGAAGAAGCCGATGCCGCGCAATACAACGCTTGATGAGTACATTGCGAACATGCGTGCGTTCGTTACGGAAGCTCGTGCGGCGGGCATTGAGCCTGTGTTGGTGACGAGCATTGCGCGTGAGTACTTTCAGCCGGACGGCAAGATTCACGATGATCTGGATGCGCACGTCGCTGCGGTGAAGACGATTGCGGCAGAGATGCATGTGCCGTTGATTGATCTGCACGCGGACAGCGAAGCGCTGCTGGAGAAGACCGGGCCGAAGGCGCAGGCGATGTGGGGCCGCACGAAGGTTCAGGACGGCAAGACAATGCCGGACAAGACGCACTGGAACGTTGCGGGATCGTATGTGATGGGACGCATCGTGGCGACGGATATGGCGAAGGCTGTGCCTGCGCTGGCTGCGTATGTGAAGCCGAAGGCTGTGAGTGTTCCGGCGGGTTCGCCGGTGACGCTGGAGCAGGTGAAGGGCACGAGCATCGTGCTGGTGGGCGATTCCACGACAGCTCCGGGAGGGGGGTGGGGCCCAGGGTTCTGCGCACGCTTTGTGGTGCAGGTGAAGTGCACCGACCTTGCGCTGAACGGGCGCAGCTCGAAGAGCTTTATCGACGAAGGAGCGTGGGCGAAAGCTGTTGCGGCCAAAGGAAGCTACTACCTGATCCAGTTCGGGCATAACGATGAGAAGCCCAAGCCGGATCGTCACACGGACCCGCAGACGACGTTTGCCGAGAATATGCGCCGCATGGTGCGCGAGGTAAAGGCACAGGGCGGGGTGCCGGTGCTGCTTTCGCCGCTGGCGCGGCGCACGTTCAAGGACGGCAAGCCTTCGAACGCCGATCTGCGTTTGTATGGCGATGCGTCGAAGGCTGTGGCGGCGGAAGAGGGCGTGCCGTATCTCGATCTGCTGACGGCTTCCGAGGCGTTGCTGGCGAAGGGGACGCAGGAGGATGCGGACACGTTCAATGCTGTGGGCCATCCGGACGAGAAGGCCGAGAACGCTGGCAAGGCAAAGCCGAAGCTCGATCGCACACATCTGAACCCGTATGGGCAGGCTGTCTTCGGCAAGATCGTCGAAGAAGAGTTCCTGAAGCTGGAGCCGCAGTTGAAGCCTGATCTGGCGCAGTTGCCGTAA
- a CDS encoding type II toxin-antitoxin system RelB/DinJ family antitoxin: protein MPASALVQTRIDPSIKERATQVLEELGMSVSDVVRILLTRTAKEGALPFELIQGTAAHDAWFRAKVHEALEDKRPPVAHKDVKAQFAKRRAAAIKKVC, encoded by the coding sequence ATGCCCGCAAGCGCTTTGGTACAGACCCGGATAGACCCTTCCATCAAAGAACGAGCTACGCAGGTTCTCGAAGAACTTGGCATGAGCGTTTCTGATGTGGTCCGCATTCTACTGACTCGCACAGCAAAAGAAGGTGCGCTGCCATTTGAGTTAATACAAGGAACGGCGGCACATGATGCATGGTTTCGCGCCAAAGTTCACGAAGCCTTAGAAGACAAACGTCCCCCGGTCGCACATAAGGATGTGAAGGCTCAATTTGCAAAGCGCCGAGCCGCTGCCATCAAAAAGGTTTGCTAA
- the pgm gene encoding phosphoglucomutase (alpha-D-glucose-1,6-bisphosphate-dependent), with protein sequence MSVNTNPDAQLNTPGHHASPDKLVNLPRLLTAFYANHPDPENPAEKVSFGTSGHRGSSLNTSFNYAHILAITQAIVEYRTQQKTTGPLFLAQDTHALSEPAFISALEVLGANDVPVFYDKDMGYTPTPALSHAILTYNAGRKDGLADGIVITPSHNPPEDGGFKYNPPNGGPADTTATKWIQDRANELIANRLQGVKRLNVGKVMALDTTKEFDYISNYVNDLGNIINFDILNGTALKLAVDPLGGAGVAYWPRIAEQYKLPLEVLNPYVDPTFRFMTLDWDGKIRMDCSSPNAMASMIQNKDKFDVAWACDTDHDRHGIVCKSAGLLNPNHYLAVAIQYLFTHRPEWSEKVGIGKTLVSSSMIDRVANGLNRPMLEVPVGFKWFVDGLIGGTLGFVGEESAGASFLRRNGTVWTTDKDGLIMGLLSAEMTARTGKDPGQLYGELTAKYGSPVYQRVDAAATKEEKAKLGKLSPSAVTAKTLAGEPITQILTEAPGNHAAIGGLKVATENGWFAARPSGTEDVYKIYAESFSGEDHLKQIQEEARSVVKAALA encoded by the coding sequence ATGTCCGTGAATACGAATCCCGATGCTCAGCTCAATACTCCCGGCCACCACGCTTCCCCTGACAAGCTGGTCAACCTGCCGCGCCTGCTCACGGCGTTCTATGCGAACCACCCGGACCCCGAAAATCCTGCCGAGAAAGTCAGCTTCGGCACCAGCGGCCACCGCGGCTCGTCGCTGAACACCAGCTTCAACTACGCGCACATCCTCGCCATCACCCAGGCCATCGTCGAGTACCGCACCCAGCAGAAGACAACCGGCCCGCTCTTCCTCGCGCAGGACACCCACGCCCTCTCCGAGCCCGCCTTCATCTCCGCGCTCGAAGTCCTCGGCGCCAACGACGTCCCCGTCTTTTACGACAAGGACATGGGCTACACGCCCACACCTGCGCTCTCGCACGCCATCCTCACCTATAACGCAGGGCGCAAAGACGGACTCGCCGACGGCATCGTTATCACGCCCTCGCACAACCCGCCCGAAGACGGTGGCTTCAAGTACAACCCGCCCAACGGCGGCCCCGCCGACACCACGGCCACCAAGTGGATTCAGGACCGCGCGAACGAGCTGATCGCCAATCGCCTGCAGGGTGTCAAGCGCCTGAACGTCGGCAAGGTGATGGCGCTCGACACCACCAAAGAGTTCGACTACATCAGCAACTACGTCAACGATCTCGGCAACATCATCAACTTCGACATTCTCAACGGCACCGCCCTCAAGCTCGCCGTCGATCCCCTCGGAGGCGCTGGCGTAGCCTACTGGCCGCGCATCGCCGAGCAGTACAAGCTGCCGCTCGAAGTGTTGAACCCCTACGTCGATCCCACCTTCCGCTTCATGACCCTCGACTGGGACGGCAAGATCCGCATGGACTGCTCCTCGCCCAACGCCATGGCCTCCATGATTCAGAACAAGGACAAGTTCGACGTCGCCTGGGCCTGCGACACCGACCACGACCGCCACGGCATCGTCTGCAAATCCGCTGGCCTGCTCAACCCGAACCACTACCTTGCCGTCGCAATCCAGTACCTCTTCACGCATCGACCGGAGTGGAGCGAGAAGGTCGGCATCGGCAAGACACTCGTCTCCTCCTCGATGATCGACCGCGTCGCCAACGGCCTCAACCGCCCCATGCTCGAAGTCCCCGTCGGCTTCAAGTGGTTCGTCGACGGCCTCATCGGCGGCACGCTCGGCTTCGTTGGCGAAGAGTCCGCCGGAGCCAGCTTCCTGCGCCGCAACGGCACCGTCTGGACCACCGACAAGGACGGCCTCATCATGGGTCTGCTCTCTGCCGAAATGACCGCCCGCACCGGCAAAGACCCCGGCCAGCTCTACGGCGAACTCACCGCAAAGTACGGCTCGCCCGTCTACCAGCGCGTCGACGCCGCGGCCACCAAGGAAGAGAAGGCCAAGCTCGGCAAGCTCTCGCCTTCAGCCGTCACCGCAAAGACTCTCGCCGGCGAGCCCATCACGCAGATCCTTACCGAAGCCCCCGGCAACCACGCTGCTATCGGCGGCCTGAAGGTCGCCACCGAAAACGGCTGGTTCGCCGCCCGTCCTTCTGGCACCGAAGACGTCTACAAGATCTACGCCGAAAGCTTCAGCGGCGAAGACCACTTGAAGCAGATTCAGGAAGAGGCCCGCAGCGTGGTAAAGGCTGCGCTCGCATAG